Within the Anopheles merus strain MAF unplaced genomic scaffold, AmerM5.1 LNR4001293, whole genome shotgun sequence genome, the region TTGTAATTCACTCGTATATTTGTACTTCTGTATCTTTTCCGTTTGTACGCTTCTCCCCACGCTGCTCCAGTGGCGCACTTTTTCCCGTTCCCCCTGTTGACAGCCGCTGTCAGCCAACCGCTACCAGGTTGGTCCATTTGGTGATGTTGACATTTCGATGGTTATGACAGCTCTTCCCTCCGAAATAGTTATTTACAGTAGTAGCCTTTGTGGTGTTTTGATACTCCTTGCTGATCGCCGCAGTTTTGCTTCCGGTGGTATTTCCGCTGAACATGGAGCCTCTGATGGAAAACTCATTGGTGGAGGGTTGGATGGTTGCGCTTGTACTATTGACCTAGATCCACAATCTGTCATTAGTTCTGGTGTACTGCTATTTTTCGGGATGGTATTAGTTTCTGATTCCAAATTATGCGAAGTAGTCTCTCTGCCTTGCCAAGAAGTGTTCCTATTTATGGGTTTTTGCATACTAATACCCACAGCGCGCATTTGATCGATGTGACGTCTCCAAGTTCGTCCATCATCTAACTCTATTTCATAATGCAGTTTACCTAATCTTGCTGTTACTTTTCCGAATTcccatttgttatttttaatgtaCTCCCTTGCAGCTACTCTTTGTCCTATTTCAAAATCTTTAGTTTTTATGATTTCTCTATTGTTCGAGTTTGAAGTTGGAATCATTATGTCAATACGGCTGCGTATTTGCCTTCCAAATACTATCAAAGAGGGAGAAAAACCAGTGCTAGGATGAATTATTTTTCTGTAAGACAATAGAATATTGCTCAACACTTCTGGAATTTCTGTACGATTACACTTTACTGCCTTCAGCTTTGATTTTAGTGTTTGAATAAAACGCTCGGCCTGTCCATTTGTCGCTGGATGGTAAGGTGCACTAAATTTATGAATCACCCCGTTTAGCTTTAAAAAACCTGGTAAATTCCGTTGACGAAAATTGAGTGCCATTGTCGCTAACCAAAACCATAGGAATTCCGAATGTACTGAATATTTCCCTGCAGGCATTTATTGTGGTTTTGGTAGTCATGTTGTTGACGACACGGACCTCAGGCCATTTAGAGAAAGCAtccactaaaataaaaaagtagcTTCCCATGAAAGGACCAGCATAATCCACATGCACCCTCTGAAAAGGCCTTTCTGCTTTCTCCCAGCAATGTATCGGTACTTTTGGTGGGTTTGCTCTTGTCTCTTGACAGGGTTGGCAGttatttacaatattttcaatttctttgtCTATGTTGGGCCACCAACAATAACTTCTTGCCAAAGATTTGATTCTAGAGATCCCAAAATGAGAAGAGTGAAGCTCCTGTAATACCTTTTCTCTTAATGAAGGCGGAATGTAAACTCTACTCCCCCGCATAATACAATCACTTTGTAAATCGAATTCATTTTGATCAATACCAAAACAGTGTTTCggtaaaattattttaccCGTTCTGAGGGCACGCAGTAGTTCTTCAACATTTGGGTCTACAGCTGTGGCTTTTGCCAATTCAGGAACTGTTAAAGGCAATGTTTCGATTACGTTGATCTCAACTAAATCGGAATCCTCTATTCTTCTATCAGAATCCTCTGACGGTAAAGGCAACCTTGACAATGCATCGGCGTTACAGTGGTTTACAGATTTCCGGTGACGAATGTTATAATCAAACCCTTGTAAAAAAGCTGCATAGTGCTGCATTCGCATTGCCGACATCGTTGGTAATCCTTTGGATTCTGAAAATATCTGTGATAAGGGTTTGTTGTCCGTTACCAGAGTAAATTTCCGTCCATATAAATATTGGTGAAATTTATGCACTCCGAAAATGATTGCGTAGGCTTCTTTGTCGATCTGAGAATATCgctgttgagttttgtttaaaGTTTGCGATGCGTATTGTAATGGCCTTTCGGTTCCATCGGCAAATTTATGGCTAAGGACGGCACCTACCCCGTAGGGTGAGGCATCTGTAGCTAATATGAGAGGAAGGTTAGGATCATAGTGTACCAGTACTCTCTCCGTTTGCATTTCCCTTTTTACCTGAGCGAATGCCTTTTGGCAATGCTCGTCCCAAACGTATGGTATTCCATCTTTTAGAAGATTGTTTAAAGGATAGTTTACAGTACTTAAATTTGGGAAGAACCGTCCGTAATAATTTACCAAACCTAGAAAAGATCTTAATTCATCTACGGATTTCGGAGCCGGCATGTCCTGTATGGCCTTAATTTTTGTATGTAGTTTGTGTATGCCATGTTTATCAACTAGGTATCCACAATATTCTATTTGATCTGCGAAAAACTCGCATTTAGCTTTGTTTACTTTTAGATTGTACTTTCGTAATCTTTTTAGTACTTCTTCTAATCTTTTTAAATGGATTTCATCGTTTGGCCCTGTAATTCTAATATCATCAATAAAAGCAGTTACTCCTGGAATGTCCTGTAGAATCTGTTCGATTAACCTCTGAAATATTGCTGGTGCCGATGCCACCCCGTACATTAGTCTGGTAGGGCGGTACAATCCTTTGTGGGTTGCTAATGTTAAAATATCCCGACAATCGGGGCTTACCTCCAATTGCAGATAGGCTTGGGAAAGGTCTAATTTAGAAAATTTTTCCCCGCCTGCAATATTTGTGAACAATTCCTCAACTGTCGGTAGTGGGTGCTCGTCTACTAATAGGTTTGGATTAACCGTGATTTTATAGTCACCACATAATCTTACATTACCCCCTGATTTTTTTACTGGCACAATAGGTGTAGCCCATTCAGAATGATCCACTTTCTCTAGAACGTTTTCCTCAACTAACTTATTGATTTCATTGGTTACAGCATCTCGGACAGCAAATGCGACAGGCCGCGCTTTGATAAAAAtaggttttgtttctttgcgaAGAGTTAATGAAGCTTGTAACCCTTCAATTTTGCCTATTCCTGCCTCAAATACTtccgaatatttttttagtagAGCTTCTAGTATTGAGCATGGAGTGAAATTTTCCTTTTCACAATATGAAACTTCTTGACTGGTATGcataaatttattcaaatctAACTTTATAGTTCTCATCCAGTTACGTCCAAGCAAAGGATTTCTGTCGGATTTTGTGACAAGCAATGGCAAAGGAATTcctaaatttttaatttttgctctCACTTCGATCTCTCCAAGAACGTTGATAACACCGTTGCAGTAACTTTTCAATTTTACATTGCTTTTCTTCATCAATGTGTTAGGAAAACAATTTAATCTATCCCTGTTACTTATTAGTGATACTGGAGAACCCGTGTCCACCTCGAAAATAAGTTTTCTATCAGAGATTTCCATTTCCAGCAAAAACTTACCCGCCAGATTTTGCACTGCTCTCAGGTTGAGCACATCCACAACGTCATCGTCACAGGCAGGAAGATCAGGCTCGTACTCCAGTGTGTGTACTCCTGCTCGTTGTAGTTTTGTACGACACACTTTATCCAAGTGTCCCATTTTCTTGCAGTAGTTGCAAATTGCATTCCGGTGTCGACACTTATCCGCAAAATGCTCTTCGTTTCCACACCGATAGCAAGCTGTTTTCCTTTGAACCGTTGTTGGCTTGCTCTTCTTCTTGCTCGTGGTGCTGATGTGCTGAACTGGATACGCTGCACCGGCGCCGTGTATTTCGTCTGCGCCTCGATTTGACATTTCCATACTAAAAGCTATGTCCTTCGCTTTAGCCAATGTTAAGTCGCGCACCTCGAGCAACCGCGATTGGATCGCATGGTTTTGGAGTCTGAATACAAATTGGTTTCTCAAGGCTTTGTCGAGGTAATCCCCAAAATTGCATGTTTGTGCTAGCTTCTCCAATTCCATTAGATACGTAGACAGTGTTTCGTTTTCAGCTTGCTTCCGATTTGCAAACttgaaatttttcaaaatttctaAAGGATTTGGGTTGAAATGCTCTTGAAGAATGGAAACAATTTCCTGGAACGTTTTAGTTTGCGGTTCTGCATTCTTTAACTTGTTGCACAACACGTCATAAGTAGCACCACCCATATAATGGAGAAGGTAATCACGTTTGTCTTCTTCGGAAACTCGATGGATTTTGAAGGCAATTTGCAACCTTTCCAACCATCTCTGAAATTTGCAGTTTGTTGGATCAAACGGCTCAAATGAGAACATTGTAGACATATTCGTAACAGCAGTAGTTATCCCCCGGACCGAAACAGACAGAGCGGTACCTTCACCCACACTTGAGCCGGGCACCGATGTGCTGGATGTAGTAGAACTGGATGCCTTTGGTTTTACCGCAGCAGAATGGGCCGTAACAGGGCCTCTAGTAGAAGTGTTCGAAGAAATAGGCTTAGCAGTAGCAGAATTGTCCGTAGCAAGGACGCCAGTAGGAAGGTTTGAAGAAGAATCGGCCGTAGGTGTTCCGGTACTGGCAGATTTAGCAGCAGCCCGTGTGGTGACAGAAGCAGCAGGAATTTCGGTCTTCTTTGACGCCGGATCCATGAAAACAACACAAGCTTAGTTTGCTTAGGTATAATAACGTGGTTTTCGTACTTCCTCGTCGCCAATTTGTTGTAATTCACTCGTATATTTGTACTTCTGTATCTTTTCCGTTTGTACGCTTCTCCCCACGCTGCTCCAGTGGCGCACTTTTTTCCCGTTCCCCCTGTTGACAGCCGCTGTCAGCCAACCGCTACCAGGTTGGTCCATTTGGTGATGTTGACATTTCGATGGTTATGAcaccatctattatcgttgttacggccatgtgtcatccaaatgaagccatcttgcactatttcaatggccttgaaatttgatgttgagttttgttgccatctattatcgttgttacggccatgtttcatccaaatgaagccatcttgccctatttcaatggccgtgaaatttgatgttgagctttgttgccatctattatcgttgttacggccatgtttcatccaaatgaagccattttgccCTGTTTCAATgaccgtgaaatttgatgttgagttttgttgtcatctattatcgttgttacggccatgtttcatccaaatgaagccatcttgcactatttcaatggccttgaattttgatgttgagtttttgttgccatctattatcgatgttacggccatgtttcatccaaatgaagccatcttgcacgatttcaatggccgtgaaatttgatgttgagttttgttgccatctattatcgttgttacggccatgttcatccaaatgaagccattttgcactatttcaatgggcgtgaaatttgatgttgagttttgttgccatctattatcgttgtaaCGGCCATgtagcatgcacatgcacatgctataCTGTCTATAATCAATTCACACGCAATTCTCATCACacttaataaacacaaattgtcaacaccacacaacacacaaaaaaaggataaaataacCACTCAAGAAATTaacacaacccaaaccacataaataaccttacgccaggaattgtaagtcagcagaaaaacccttgtccaaaaacacttaaacacACAACCCGCACACAGCCCCGTAGGTGCGAAAACAGCAGAAAACATTACCCAGCACAAAAACGTTTCAAGTGCGTAAAgcgtaaaaacaataacattgcataatagcaaccatcagttcataaataatgaaataggagacaACGTACCCTCGTGTGTACAAACGTAACCGTTAACTGCAAGCgtcggaaacaaaacaccgcgtaaGCATAAGAACTCAAGAACTGACCTAACAGAATAATTACAACCATATGTTAAACCAAAAAACCTAACCCTCAGCATAACCGACACAATGCGAAAGTAAACGCAAAATCGAATTGAAGAAAGGTAccgtataaataaagatgcaAGATGAGACCAGGAGAGGCGGAGACAGTTAGAATCACAGTTACGCACAGTACGTGCAGTCGTGAAGTGATACTGTTAAATCTTTGTCGGTCAAGTCTTGACTTGTAAAACTAAAGCGAGatgtgtaattaatttaatcgtgTTTGTCCTCTACCTGAAACATCGATGATATTCAGGAAACATCCGAAAACTCCACCTTCGTGCTTACAAATATACCTGAAGAGTGATGTCTATAGTATGGCATTGTTGAACTACCCGTCGCGTCCGAACCAACttattacatggcgaccgtgacagttTGCATCACCGCAAACTAGACATACCGCGACCGGTAAGTTAGTGACAAGTGGTATAAAAGTGGTGACAGTGATTATAATACAATGGGCAATGGTAATGCCAAACCAGAGACCAAAATAAAAGGCAATGAGGACCTCACAATTATACAAACTCAAAACGTACATACGGAACAGCATCTATCACAAgatgttaaaaataaactcCTCATAATTTTGCTCTCAATTATAATCGTGTGTAAAGTGTTAAAGGCCATATACAAGTTTCTATCTAAACAGGCTCACGATAGAGCACTAAAAATTTTATCGCTGcctaagtaaaaaaaaagagagacaaTAAAACGAGTTTATAGTAAGCAGAAAAGTTTAACATGAAAATATATAGACATTATGATGGACGACACAATTGAACTCGATCTAGTGCAAACCATAAACTGGATGATGCACATGATTAAGGCACGCATCGATAGGTCATGCATTAGGGAATATATAAAAGCAGAATTGCATGAAACAGGAGCAACTATTTTCATTGAATCAAAAAACCAGTCCATCACGCTAGACGAAGTGCAAGGTTTACTAGTGAGAGCTCATTTGTTATGGAGCACTGTGGTTGCGGCTGCAAGAGACagcgaaaacaataatatGGAAGCAAACAGCCTTATGGAagagtgataaaaaaaataataaataaataaataaatatataaataaataaagtggAACCAAAACGGAACAGTTACGGCACAAGCAAGTCGTcggaaaatgaaacataataacaaaaacaattaacCGTGAAGTGGCTAGTGTTATAAATACGTGAACGTCAGTGAAGGCACTTTATCATAATGGAAAATCAGTGGGACAGACTACACCGCATGACGGCTATGTTGCGCGACGAGACAGACAGGAAAAGGCTACATAAGGCAACAACGCGCCTTTTGAAACGTGCCTCCAAGGCAAAACATTTCCAAGACTATGAAGCTACATTTGATCCTCATTGAGACGCATCTCATGATGGATCAACTATAATCGACTCAACGACGAAGACAAAAAGCAGCGAAAGCTGCAAATAAATAACCTTCACACGGGCTCACTGTCGGACAGACAGGTGAGAGAAGACATCCCTGGACCTAGGGACAGAGGAACACCGGACACCGGGTAGGGCACCACCTACGAGAACTCCAAGGTACTGCATAACCCTTAATTTATAAACTAATATGAtgaagaatgaaacaaaaaatagaactACTAGTAGAAGATTAAAACAACTGCACGATAGTTTAAAACACATAGACAGATGCTACAGACAGTGCGCAATAAGCACATATGAGGAAAGTGCTAAGGAAACTTTCAAAAAGCTACAAGAAAAGCTAGTtaaatatgaaaatgaaataagtGAAGAAGAACTAAACATATACATCCAAAATGCTAGAACACTTTATAGTGACATAAATAAATTCTTAGCAATTCACAAACAAAAGTTTACTGTTTCATCTAATAACGTTACTTTAGGAACCCAAACAATGGCGACGTTTAACCTAAAAGAAGCTTCGGCTGTAGTACCGACATATAATGGATCCGCAGACCAATTACAATCCTTCCTTAGGGCAATACATTTTGCAAAGAGAATGTTCCCGGATGATCAAGTGGGACTATTGGTAGACTTCATTTACACTAGATTATCTGGTAAGGCAGAAACCGGAATAAAACCCAACCTTACCACAGTACAGCAAGTAGCAGAGGATATAAAATCACGCTGTGAAGAAAAGGTAGAACCAAGCAAAGTAATAGCTAACatgaaatcattaaaaacTAAGGATACAAAGACACTTTGCAAAGAAATAGAAGAGCTTACAGAAAATTGAAGGTTCTCTActtcaaaaacaaattccAACCGAAGTAGCAAATGAATTCGCAATTCGGGAAGGAATAAATTCATTAATAGATAAAGTGTCAAATCGAGAAGCTAAAACAGCTCTCATCATTGGAAAATTCACAACTATAACGAAGCTACTAAAGTAGTAGATGAATGCGAATCTCGACAAGACAAAGCACAAGTACTTGCTTACCAGGGTTCATACAACAATAGTAGATTCAATAATTATAGACAACAGAACAGGAATTATCAGTATAATAACCGTCCTAACTCAAACCAATCATACAGACGCAATGACAATTAcaggaacaacaacaatttcaaTAACCACAAACAATTTCTACCCTCAGAAATCGAATTAAAAGACAATATCCCTACCTACATACCAAACTACAAACAAATTTACTCACAAGCAGATGAAATTCAAATCAGGTAGACAAATGCTTAAGAATGATATAATAGAGCACTCAGTGTCACCATATAATTCCCAATCTTACTAGTTCCAAAGAAATCAACagatggtaataaaaaaatggagacTTGTTGTGGATTTCAGgcaattaaacaaaaaggttATACCAGATAAATTTCCATTGCCAAGAATTGACTCAATACTAGATCAACTTGGCAgggcaaaatattttagcacCCTTGACCTAATGTCAGGATTCCACCAAATACCTTTAGAAAATGAGTCAAGAAAATTTACAGCTTTTTCAACAGGATCAGGGCATTATCAATTTAAACGTATGCCATTTGGTCTAAACATTAGCCCCAACAGTTTTCAACGtatgatggctatcgctatggcagGATTAACTcctgagctagcatttgtatatatagatgatatAATCGTTACTggctgcagtgcacggcagcaCATCAGTAACATAGTTAAGGTTTTTGATAGGTTAAGATTTTACAACTTAAAATTAAACCAGAAAAATGTTCATTCTTTAAAACAGAAGTTACTTAtttaggtcataaaataacagataaggGTATATACCCAGATGATTCTAAATtcgaaacaattaaaaatttcCCATACCAGAAATGCAGACGAAGTACGAAGatttgtcgcattttgtaattattatcgtaagTTTGTACAGAATTTCGCTAATACTGCTAAACCTTTAAATAATctaattaagaaaaatgtaaaatttatttgGACAGACGAATGTCAGAACGCATTTAATAGCTTAAAACAGAGTCTTTATCACcaacagttttaaaatatccagattttaagAAAGAATTTATATTAACAACAGACGCTTCTGATGTGGCATGTGGTGCAGTTCTttcacaaataacagatggagAGGACCATCCAATAGCTTATGCAAGCAAAAGCTTCACAccaggagaaaaaaataagccTATTATTGAAAAGGAATTGACAGCAATTCATTGggcaataaattatttcaaaccataTCTATACGGTAGAAAATTTACGGTTaaaacagatcatagaccattagTATATCTGTTTGGTATGAAGAATCCAACATCAAACTAACTAGAATGAGattagatttagaagaatttgactttaaaattgaattcttAGCAGGAAAAACGAATGTAGTAGCAGATGCTTTATCCAGAATCGTTACGGATTCTGACGAACAAAGCATCCATCCCTAAAATAAGACGGATTTAGCTAATCCTATTTTAATGGTGAATACTAGAGCGATGACAAGGAAAAGTAAAACTGCAgatagaggagaaaaagaaaaagaaaagggaagaaacGAAAGAGAATTATGATCAAACTAACATGTACGAAAAGATAGGCCATCTGAAACAActaaatgatgaaaatgaaaacaaatattattgaaaatgatgaaattattGAGCTCGTGATATACAATCACAATTATATAAAGCGCTGGGGAAATTAAAATACCCATAAACTTCTGCGAAGCCAAGTCAAACACTAGAGTTTGTACTGCATGAATCATGCCTAATCGCTAGAAAGTATCACAAGAATTTAGCAATTGCATCGAATGACAAGTTATTCGATTTTTACTCAATGTCGACCataaaagaaattattaacaaaatgataaaagaCGTTCATATCGTCGGTACACCACCTAAGTggatagaagaaaaagaagaacaagttCAAATAAGGTCCAATTTCCACACAACCACCAGCAGGAGGACACCTAGGACAATTCAAACTATATAGCAAAATAAAAGATAgatacaaatggaaaaatatgaaagcggATATCATCAAGTAT harbors:
- the LOC121603384 gene encoding uncharacterized protein LOC121603384, whose amino-acid sequence is MEMSNRGADEIHGAGAAYPVQHISTTSKKKSKPTTVQRKTACYRCGNEEHFADKCRHRNAICNYCKKMGHLDKVCRTKLQRAGVHTLEYEPDLPACDDDVVDVLNLRAVQNLAGQ